The candidate division KSB1 bacterium nucleotide sequence GGCCTTGTATCCCGCCGGCACGTTGCGGGCCTCTACGGGAATGTCGTGCAGCACTCGTTCCATGAGCTTCTGCACGTCGGCAAAGGCTACCACTTCCCTGCGGCTCAGGGTCAACTTGTCGACGCGGGGCTGCTCAAGAGGCAGGCGTATGCGCACGTCGCGCGAGACGCGGTTCAGCTCGCGTCGCTCCGTGGGCCAGCGTCCCACCACCTCCCGCACCAGCGAGGCCGGCCCGCTCACTACCACCGACTCCGGCCCCACATGGACGCCGCCCACCACCGTGTAGCCGTTTAACGGCTGAACTTCGAGCCGGCTTTCCACGGCCACGCTCCGCTGCACTTTGGGCTCAAGCACCAGCACCACCTCCTTTGGGGAGAGCACCTCCACCGCCTCAACCTTGCGCCCATAGTGGGGGAGGCTAACGTTGTCCGTCCCGATGGTAATGCGATGGCTGCCCCGCCCCCTGTTGGCGTCGACGAACACTGCCAGGTCGCCTCCTATGCGCAGGGCGATGAACGCGCGTCCCTGGCCCCTGAGCCGCACCTTGGCAACCTGAGGCGGATCATTTGCCACCACCAAGCCAGCCGTCACGCCCTCCAGGCGCACGGGTGCCTCGAAGACCCAGTCGTAATACCCCTCGGTCTTGACGTACAGCCAGAGCAGCAGCGCCAGGAGGAAGACAACGCCCACAATTCTGTAGCGCCGGAGCAGTGAGCGCAGTTTTCCCACCGGGCTACCCGAGCCGTTGCTTGCGCTGCGGTGCTGAGGAGGGTCCATCCGGTCCGGTGCCGTCGGCAGCTGCACTACTTCTGGGAGAGGGTCGGTGCCTTGCCGATGCTAATTTCGCCGTTGTCGATCCGGATGTTGAATCCGCACTCCGGGTTGGAACAGATCCAGGCCTTGTACATGATTGAGGCCCCCTCACGCCCATAGTCGGAAAGAGGCAGCAAGACCCCTTTGCCACACTTCTGACACGCCGGAAATGCGTTCTCCATGGTCAATCCCTCTCCTCACGTTTCTCATTACCGCCCATCCCTCAGCAGCCTGCTGCCCGCAGCCCCGAGGACCTCACCACGTGCCGCACAGAACAAGGCGACACATCCGGAAAAGCCGGACCCACCCCACTGCGCGATGGCCGGTCAACGAAGGCACTCCCAAGAGTGGAGTTCCGGCGATTGTTCACCAAGCTGAACCGTCTTCCACCCCGCGATCTGGCGTGCGGCCCTTGCCCCGCACTCGGATTGCCGAAGCTCACCACCAGAAAGCAGCCAATAGAGGAACCCTGCAACCCCTATGCGGAGGTGAGCACGCGTGCCCACACGCCGCTCACCAGGCAGACTACCATCCCCACCACGGCCTCAATGGTGGCAGGGACGTTCCGCTCTCCACTGCGCAGAAACCACCGCACCACAATGGCGAGCAAGGCGATCAGCCCCAATCCGCCGCAATAGGCACCAGCGCTCGCCACCGTCCGCTCTACGTAGCCGGGCAGGCGGGCCCAGTAGGCAGGAAAGGGCGCCCTTTCTTCTTGCTTTCCCGGCCGCGCCAGTTCCTGCAGGTAGTAGATCAGGGGCGCGCTGGCGAACGATGCCGTCAGCAACGCCGTCGCCACGATGGCCACGTCCGTGTGAATCAGCAACGCCTTCAGCGCAGGCAATGGCGTTGGCGAAAAGCGCGTGCCGCAGAGTGCCACGACCGCCGCCACGATGCCGACAATGTGCAGCGTCTGGTCTCCTAGGAACATCCACAGTGTCTCCAGGCCGCGTCTTCGCCGCAATTCCCCTTTGAACCAATCCAGGAGCAAGTGCCAAGCGGTCAACAGGATGATCAAGGCCCACGGCCGCCAATGGCCAAGAAATGGCAGCAGAACCGCTACCATGGCCACGGCACAGATGCCCACGTGCAGCAAGACACCCCAGCGGCGCGTCAGCTTGTAGGAGAAGACGCGGTCCGTCTGCAGGACAAAGTCGCCCACGACGTGCGCCAGCAGCAGCAACCAGATGCAGTGCATGACGGCCGGGTCCTCCCAGCAGGCTCAGGCCTTCACCACCCAGACTTTCACCTTGGCCTCCACCTCCGGATGCAACCTGATGGCCACATCATAGATGCCCAAGGCCTTGATCGGCTCCTCCAAAAGGATCTTCTTCTTGTCAACGTCAAAGCCCTTCTCCCGCAATAGATCGGCGATTGTCTGGGAGGTCACAGAGCCGAATACGCGGTCTTCTTCGCCCACAGCCACTGGAGCGGTACAGGAGACGCCGTTAAGTTTCTCGGCAAGGGCCAGGGCGCTCCTCTTGGCCCGTTCCAGGCGGTGGCTCTCTAACCTCTTTTGCTCTTCAAACGCTCTCAGATTGCTGGGGGTCGCCTCCACCGCGATGCCGCGCGGCAGGAGGAAGTTGCGGGCATATCCCGCCTTGACTTCCACCACGTCGCCGGCGCTGCCCAGCTTGTCATGGTCCTGCGTCAGAATCACTTTCATAGTCTGTCCACCAGTCTGCTAACGTGTAACCTCTGCCACAAACGGGATCAAGGCAAGATGGCGAGCACGTTTCACTGCCTTCACCAGTTGCCGCTGGTGCCGCGCACACGTACCAGAAGTCCGCCTGGGGATTATCTTTCCCTCATCGGTGGTGAAACGCATCAACCTCTTGTCGTCCTTGTAATCGATGTAGGCAATACCTTCCTCACAAAAACGGCAGATCCGTTTCTTCCGCTTAAGCATGTGTTACTCCCTCATGTGGTTCACCCGGTGCACACCAACCCAGGATGCGAGCCAGTGGATTGGTTACAGCTTCAGCCCCCGATAGCCAAAGTCGAATTCGGTCTCCCCCACCTCCACCTCCTGGCGCTGCTCCCGTCGGTTCTGCTCCTCGCCGGCGGGCCGATCGCTGCGCCTCCCGCCGCTGGTGGGCTGCAGCTGACTGGACGGGTAGGCGACCTCCAACACCCTCTCTTCGGGCTCGGTGATGTCGGCAGTGTCCGGGATCTCGCCGCCCTCTTCGCCAGCCCGTCGATTCAGGAATTGGATGCGCCGCGCCTTGATTTCGACGACGTTGCGCGTGGTGCCGTCTTCGCTCCGCCAGCTCCGGCTCTGCAGCTCGCCATCGATGAGCACAGCGCTGCCCTTTTTCAGCGTCTCATAGCAGCTCTCCGCCAGCTTGTACCATGCAACCACCCCCACATAGCAGACGTTGTCGCGCCACTGTCCAGTGTTGTCTTTGAACTTGCGGTTGCAGGCGATGTAAAAGTTCGCTACGGGCGTGCCACTGGTCGTCTTCCGAAATGTGGGATCACACGTCAAGTGACCAGCAATGATCACGGTGTTGATGTCGGGCATCTTCAAGTCGACCATACGTCATCGCTCCTTCCCAAGCAAAAAGCATTTCAAAGAACAAGGCCTGTTTTGCCTTGTCTTTCTCACCCTGACCACTACACCCACGCGCCCCCTGAGAAAAGGTCTCCTACTGCTCCTCAGCGGGAGGGGCTGCTACCTCTTCGTTCTCCTCGGCCAGCGGAGTGGCCACAGCCTCATCGTCTTCAGTGCCGGCCGGGTCGCCAGGTGCCTCGGCAGGGGCCTCCACAGCCGGTGCAGGGGCTGTAGCAGCCGCCAGCGACTTTTCCTTGCCGAGCGCCTCGGCCTTCAGCGCCTGCTTGCTCAGCACCACGGTCAGGTAGCGTAGGATGGCCTCATTGAGCTGATATTCTCGCTCCAAGGCCCGAATGATTGACCCTTTTCCCGCGAAGCGGATGTGCACGTAGTAGCCGTACTGTCGCTTCTTGATCTCGTAAGCCAACCGTCGTTTCCCCCAGCGCTGCACCTCCAGAACTTGTCCACCGTTGACAGAGATGAAGCGTTCGAATCTCTTGACGATCTCGTCGATCTCACCGCTTTTCAGCTGCGAGTCGATGGCAAAGGTAGTCTCGTACTGCCTCAAACTGTTTACCTCCTCCTGCTATGAGTGAAAAACCCTCTTGCGGCTCCTCACACAAAGAGCGGTACACACACCAGGGCGACGACGGACATCAGCTTGATGAGGATGTTCAGCGACGGCCCGGCCGTGTCCTTGAAGGGGTCGCCCACCGTGTCGCCCACGACCGAGGCCTTGTGCGCGGCCGATCCTTTTCCTCCCAATTGCCCGGCCTCGATGTACTTTTTGGCGTTATCCCACGCTCCACCTGCATTGGCCATGAGCACCGCAAAAAGGAAGCCAGTGACGATGGCGCCCGCGAGCAGCCCGCCCAGCGCCTCGGGGCCGAACACCAGGCCCACCAGCAGCGGTGCCACCACCGCTAATGCCCCAGGCGCCACCATCTGGCGTAGGGCACGGCGCGTGCTGATGTCCACGCACCGGCGGTAGTCAGGCTTGGCGGTCCCTTGGCGCAGGCCCGGAATCTCCCGGAATTGCCGGCGCACCTCCTTGACCATCTCATAGCCGGCTTTGCCCACCGCATCCAAGGCCAAGGCACAGAAGACCACCGGCAACATTCCGCCAATGAACAGCCCGATTAGCGTGTTGGGGTCCTGGAGGCTCATCGCTATTTCGACGCCTCGCTCCCTCAGCGCCTGCGTGTAAGCCCAGAACAGCGCAAAGGCGGTGAACGCAGCCGAAGCGATGGCAAACCCCTTGCTGATGGCGGCAGTGGTGTTGCCCACGCTGTCCAAGGCCTCCGCCCGCCGTCGTGCCTCTTCGCCAAGCTCTGCCATCTGCGCTAAGCCAGCCGCGTTGTCGGTCACCGGACCATAGCCATCCACGGAGAGCACTGCCCCCACGCTGGCCAGTAAGCCCACGGCCACCATGCCCAGGCCGTACAGCCCCCCGAAGTGATAGGCGACAAAGATCGCCACCGCAGCAATGAGAATCGGCATGGCCGTACTGAGCATGCCGACACCAAGGCCGGCAAGGATGTTCATGGCTGCGCCGCTTTCCGCTGCTCTGGCAATTCGCTGCACTGGCTTGTTGCGGTCCGAAGTGTAATACTCGGTGCTCACGCCGATGAGCATCCCACCGATGATGCCCGCAACTGTCGCATAGTAGACGCCCACCTGGCCAATTTGCCAGCGCACCAGGAAGTAGCCACCAATGAGCACCAGCAGCACGGTGACCCACATCCCTGTGTTCAAAGCCATGCGCGCTTTGTGGGTCTGCTGCTGGAACGTCTCGTCCTTGCCCTCCTTCCAGCGTACAAAGAAGGAACCGCAGAGGCTGGCGACGATTCCCATCCCTGCAAACAGAAGGGGCAGTGCCGTGCCGGCGGCGCCGTAGGTAGCCAGCCCTATGGTCATGGCGCCGACAATGGAGGCAATATTCGACTCGAACAGGTCTGCCCCCATACCGGCGATGTCGCCCACGTTGTCGCCCACGTTATCGGCGATGACCGCAGGATTGCGCGGGTCGTCCTCCGGGATGTTCTCCTCGACCTTGCCTACCAGGTCGGCGCCGACATCCGCCCCCTTGGTGTAGATACCCCCGCCCACGCGCGCGAAGAGCGCCACAGAACTTGCCCCAAGGCTAAAGCCCGCTACGGTGTTGACCACACGGTGCAGGTCTCCTGCCAAGGCCCACGTGAGGCCCGCCAGCGTCAGCACCAGACCGAGCGCGCCCAAGCCGACGATGGTGAAGCCAAGCACGCTCCCACCGTTAAAGGCCACGCGCAAGGCGCGCCCGATGCTCTGCGTTGCTGCCTGCGCGGTTGGCGCACTGGCCCTCGTCGCTGCCCGCATGCTCAACCAGCCGGACAACCCCGAGCAGACCGCCCCCACCAGGAATGCGGCCCCGGTGAGGGGTTGAATGAATACGGCCAACAGAACAGCCACGCCCACCACAAAGAAGGACAGCCAGAGAAACTCCCGCCGCAGAAAAGCCATTGCCCCCACTCTGATGGCACTGGCGATCTCCACCACGCGTGCCGCCCCTGGGTCTTGGCGGCGCACCGCCAAGTCGTAAAGCCACGCCGCTGCCAGTCCGATACCGCCCGCACTGCCTACCAACACTAGCGTCCTTGCGTCCATTCCGTCACAACCTCCCAGTGTGTTCCGGTCCGCAACGCGCTGAGCTCTGTGGCTGCCGGTTGAACTGATTCATCGCCTCAGCCAGGGAAGAGGTCAGGAAGGTCAAGCAGGCATCGACCGCCCGGCCAATCACCCCTTCCAGCTGCAGCCATTCCTCATGCCCGAACTTGGACAGCACATACTCCACCATCTTTCCTGGGGGAAAGTGTGAACCGATGCCAATGCGCAGGCGCGGGAACCGCTGGGTGCCCAGCTCCGCGATGATGGAAGCCACCCCGTTGTGCCCGCCGTCACTTCCCTTGCCTCGCAGCCGCAGCCGCCCAAACGGCAAGTTCACGTCGTCGTGGACTACCAGGACTGCCTCGGGGGGGAGCGTCAAGTTTC carries:
- the ssb gene encoding single-stranded DNA-binding protein, yielding MVDLKMPDINTVIIAGHLTCDPTFRKTTSGTPVANFYIACNRKFKDNTGQWRDNVCYVGVVAWYKLAESCYETLKKGSAVLIDGELQSRSWRSEDGTTRNVVEIKARRIQFLNRRAGEEGGEIPDTADITEPEERVLEVAYPSSQLQPTSGGRRSDRPAGEEQNRREQRQEVEVGETEFDFGYRGLKL
- the pth gene encoding aminoacyl-tRNA hydrolase, whose amino-acid sequence is MAEVAKAVVGLGNPGRKYLRTRHNIGFLVADALAERVGSHFAVRTGLYTLARAEVEGVGFVVAKPLTFMNNSGQAVATLLRNLTLPPEAVLVVHDDVNLPFGRLRLRGKGSDGGHNGVASIIAELGTQRFPRLRIGIGSHFPPGKMVEYVLSKFGHEEWLQLEGVIGRAVDACLTFLTSSLAEAMNQFNRQPQSSARCGPEHTGRL
- a CDS encoding sodium-translocating pyrophosphatase, with protein sequence MDARTLVLVGSAGGIGLAAAWLYDLAVRRQDPGAARVVEIASAIRVGAMAFLRREFLWLSFFVVGVAVLLAVFIQPLTGAAFLVGAVCSGLSGWLSMRAATRASAPTAQAATQSIGRALRVAFNGGSVLGFTIVGLGALGLVLTLAGLTWALAGDLHRVVNTVAGFSLGASSVALFARVGGGIYTKGADVGADLVGKVEENIPEDDPRNPAVIADNVGDNVGDIAGMGADLFESNIASIVGAMTIGLATYGAAGTALPLLFAGMGIVASLCGSFFVRWKEGKDETFQQQTHKARMALNTGMWVTVLLVLIGGYFLVRWQIGQVGVYYATVAGIIGGMLIGVSTEYYTSDRNKPVQRIARAAESGAAMNILAGLGVGMLSTAMPILIAAVAIFVAYHFGGLYGLGMVAVGLLASVGAVLSVDGYGPVTDNAAGLAQMAELGEEARRRAEALDSVGNTTAAISKGFAIASAAFTAFALFWAYTQALRERGVEIAMSLQDPNTLIGLFIGGMLPVVFCALALDAVGKAGYEMVKEVRRQFREIPGLRQGTAKPDYRRCVDISTRRALRQMVAPGALAVVAPLLVGLVFGPEALGGLLAGAIVTGFLFAVLMANAGGAWDNAKKYIEAGQLGGKGSAAHKASVVGDTVGDPFKDTAGPSLNILIKLMSVVALVCVPLFV
- the rplI gene encoding 50S ribosomal protein L9 encodes the protein MKVILTQDHDKLGSAGDVVEVKAGYARNFLLPRGIAVEATPSNLRAFEEQKRLESHRLERAKRSALALAEKLNGVSCTAPVAVGEEDRVFGSVTSQTIADLLREKGFDVDKKKILLEEPIKALGIYDVAIRLHPEVEAKVKVWVVKA
- the rpsF gene encoding 30S ribosomal protein S6, which codes for MRQYETTFAIDSQLKSGEIDEIVKRFERFISVNGGQVLEVQRWGKRRLAYEIKKRQYGYYVHIRFAGKGSIIRALEREYQLNEAILRYLTVVLSKQALKAEALGKEKSLAAATAPAPAVEAPAEAPGDPAGTEDDEAVATPLAEENEEVAAPPAEEQ
- the rpsR gene encoding 30S ribosomal protein S18, which produces MLKRKKRICRFCEEGIAYIDYKDDKRLMRFTTDEGKIIPRRTSGTCARHQRQLVKAVKRARHLALIPFVAEVTR
- a CDS encoding DUF3307 domain-containing protein translates to MHCIWLLLLAHVVGDFVLQTDRVFSYKLTRRWGVLLHVGICAVAMVAVLLPFLGHWRPWALIILLTAWHLLLDWFKGELRRRRGLETLWMFLGDQTLHIVGIVAAVVALCGTRFSPTPLPALKALLIHTDVAIVATALLTASFASAPLIYYLQELARPGKQEERAPFPAYWARLPGYVERTVASAGAYCGGLGLIALLAIVVRWFLRSGERNVPATIEAVVGMVVCLVSGVWARVLTSA